Proteins from a genomic interval of Rosa chinensis cultivar Old Blush chromosome 2, RchiOBHm-V2, whole genome shotgun sequence:
- the LOC112189896 gene encoding probable ubiquitin-conjugating enzyme E2 18 — MTSSSASSRKILSKIACNRLQKELVEWQVNPPAGFKHKVTDNLQRWVIEVNGAPGTLYSNETYQLQVDFPEHYPMEAPQVIFVPPAPMHPHIYSNGHICLDILYDSWSPAMTVSSICISILSMLSSSTVKQRPEDNDRYVKNCRNGRSPKETRWWFHDDKV; from the exons ATGACCAGCTCCTCCGCCTCCTCCCGCAAG ATTTTGAGTAAGATTGCTTGCAATCGGCTCCAGAAGGAGCTCGTGGAGTGGCAGGTCAATCCTCCGGCCGGCTTTAAACACAAAGTCACTGACAATCTCCAAAG GTGGGTGATTGAAGTGAATGGAGCGCCTGGGACTCTGTATTCGAATGAGACCTATCAGCTTCAGGTTGATTTCCCTGAGCATTACCCGATGGAAGCACCACAG GTTATCTTTGTGCCTCCGGCTCCAATGCATCCTCATATTTATAGCAACGGTCATATATGTTTAG ATATTTTGTACGATTCTTGGTCGCCAGCCATGACTGTTAGTTCCATCTGTATTAGCATTCTCTCAATGCTATCAAGCTCCACTGTGAAG CAACGCCCTGAAGATAACGACCGGTATGTAAAGAACTGTAGAAATGGCAGATCTCCCAAGGAGACGAGATGGTGGTTCCATGATGATAAAGTGTAA
- the LOC112186438 gene encoding D-2-hydroxyglutarate dehydrogenase, mitochondrial, translating to MRMEKLRATGRFLRYSPKVSVFDRRLSSNSGKSIHSSASGYGNGFGKKCRDDVIRKWNGRACFGLYGYQGKNFRDCMERGVLDDTRRIQHRGFGSLAEKVQRNASFSTLNSDDISHFKGILGEKNVVEDEERLTIANTDWMHKYRGSSKLLLQPRSTEEVSQILKYCNSRNLAVVPQGGNTGLVGGSVPVFDEVVVNMSLMNNVISFDKVSGILVCEAGCILENLITFLDNQGFIMPLDLGAKGSCQIGGNVSTNAGGLRLVRYGSLHGTVLGLEVVLANGDVLDMLGTLRKDNTGYDLKHLFIGSEGSLGIVTKVSILTPPKLFSVNVAFLACQDYFSCQKLLVEAKRKLGEILSAFEFLDSHALDLVLNHLDGVRNPLPPTIHNFYVLIETTGSDETCDREKLEAFLVHAMEGGLISDGAIAQDINQASAFWYIREGVPEALMKAGAVYKYDLSLPVEKMYDLVDEMRTRLGDSANVVGYGHLGDGNLHLNVSTPQYDDKTLAQIEPFVYEWTSAHRGSISAEHGLGLMKANKIFYSKPTATVNLMASIKKMLDPKGILNPYKVLPHSIDSHS from the exons ATGAGAATGGAGAAGCTGAGAGCCACCGGTCGTTTTCTCAGATACTCACCTAAAGTTTCAGTCTTTGATCGGCGATTGAGCTCTAATTCCGGCAAGTCAATCCACAGCTCCGCTTCAG GTTATGGGAATGGCTTTGGCAAGAAATGCAGAGATGATGTTATCCGCAAGTGGAATGGTAGGGCATGTTTTGGCTTGTATGGATATCAGGGAAAAAATTTCAGGGATTGTATGGAAAGGGGTGTTCTTGACGATACAAGGAGAATCCAGCATCGAGGTTTTGGTTCGCTGGCCGAGAAGGTGCAGAGGAATGCTTCTTTTTCGACGTTGAATTCTGATGATATTAGCCATTTCAAGGGGATATTAGGTGAGAAGAATGTAGTTGAGGATGAAGAGAGGCTGACTATTGCTAATACAGATTGGATGCACAAGTACAGAGGCTCGAGTAAGCTTCTGCTGCAACCCCGGTCCACTGAGGAG GTCTCACAGATTCTTAAATACTGTAATTCCAGAAACTTGGCTGTTGTTCCCCAAGGTGGAAATACTGGTCTTGTGGGTGGAAGTGTTCCTGTTTTTGATGAA GTGGTTGTCAATATGAGTTTGATGAATAACGTAATATCTTTTGACAAG GTGAGTGGTATACTCGTATGCGAGGCAGGATGCATATTGGAAAATCTGATTACTTTCTTGGATAACCAAGG ATTTATTATGCCACTGGACTTGGGTGCGAAAGGAAGCTGCCAGATTGGTGGAAATGTTTCAACCAATGCGGGTGGTTTGCGCCTTGTGCGCTATGGATCACTTCATGGAACCGTACTTG GTCTGGAAGTTGTTTTGGCTAATGGTGATGTTCTTGACATGCTTGGGACTTTACGGAAAGATAATACTGGATATGACCTAAAGCATTTGTTCATAG GAAGTGAAGGATCTTTGGGAATTGTGACCAAGGTTTCCATACTTACCCCTCCAAAGTTATTTTCAGTGAATGTAGCTTTCCTCGCATGCCAAGACTACTTTAGCTGCCAG AAACTTCTAGTGGAAGCAAAGAGAAAACTTGGGGAGATTCTATCTGCTTTTGAATTCTTGGATAGCCATGCTCTGGATTTG GTTCTGAATCATTTGGATGGCGTTCGCAATCCATTACCTCCCACAATTCACAACTTTTATGTTTTGATTGAGACAACGGGCAGTGATGAAACTTGTGATAG AGAGAAGCTTGAAGCCTTCCTAGTTCATGCCATGGAAGGTGGTTTGATTTCTGATGGAGCTATAGCACAAGACATAAACCAAGCATCAGCATTCTGGTATATACGCGAG GGAGTCCCAGAAGCATTGATGAAAGCTGGTGCTGTTTacaaatatgatttatcattaCCTGTTGAAAAGATGTACGATCTTGTAGATGAAATGAGAACACGACTTG GTGATTCAGCTAATGTAGTTGGATATGGCCATCTTGGAGATGGCAATTTGCATCTTAATGTTTCAACTCCACAGTATGATGATAAG ACTTTGGCACAAATTGAACCCTTTGTCTACGAGTGGACATCTGCGCATCGTGGAAGCATTAGTGCAGAGCATGGCCTTGGACTGATGAAAGCTAATAAGATTTTCTACAGCAAGCCAACTGCTACT GTGAACCTGATGGCTTCCATCAAGAAGATGCTGGACCCAAAAGGAATACTCAACCCCTATAAAGTTCTTCCGCACTCAATTGATTCTCACAGCTGA
- the LOC112183702 gene encoding CDK5RAP1-like protein, translating to MATSLSSLSSILNQPHCALRLKLQKPCRFALRFLNWKPEEASGIRCYYHRQRTTTRLQRRSLGSRSFSQSSSSLPNHSDGPSLRHFVAQAAALTASEAQALNVVAPEGPPIGRIYHETYGCQMNINDMEIVLSIMKEAGYSEVVDVPENAEVIFINTCAIRDNAEQKVWQRLNYFWFLKRHWKSNVKIGRSQSTRPPKVVVLGCMAERLKDKILDADKMVDVVCGPDAYRDLPRLLQDVDYGQKGINTLLSLEETYADISPVRISKNSISAFVSVMRGCNNMCSFCIVPFTRGRERSRPVESIVREVGELWQEGVKEVTLLGQNVNSYNDASEYEKEAEAGTNWNYSEGFSSLCKVKKVGSRFADLLDRLSTEFPEMRFRYTSPHPKDFPDELLYIMRDRHNICNSIHLPAQSGSSRVIERMRRGYTREAYLDLVQKIRRIIPDVGISSDFICGFCGETEEDHEETISLVKAVGYDMAYMFAYSMRDKTHANRNYDDDVLEKVKQRRLTELIEAFRESTGQCYDSQVGTTQLVLVEGPNKRAPDTELIGKSDRGHRVSFINVPLPDRDADSNEERNPKVGDYVEVRIQKSTRASLYGEAIAISKLSSFYNIVNEEALACASS from the exons ATGGCGACCTCGCTCTCGTCTCTGTCCTCGATTTTGAACCAACCTCACTGCGCTCTCCGCCTGAAGCTCCAGAAGCCATGTCGTTTTGCTCTCCGGTTTCTGAATTGGAAACCGGAAGAAGCTTCCGGAATCCGATGCTACTACCATCGGCAGCGGACCACTACTCGGCTGCAAAGGAGGAGTCTTGGCTCCAGAAGCTTCTCTCAGTCGAGCTCTTCTCTTCCGAACCACTCCGACGGCCCCAGCCTCCGCCACTTCGTCGCCCAGGCCGCCGCTCTCACCGCTTCCGAGGCCCAGGCCCT GAATGTGGTAGCTCCTGAAGGTCCTCCGATAGGCCGCATCTATCATGAGACTTACGGGTGTCAGATGAATATTAATGACATGGAGATTGTCCTGTCTATTATGAAGGAGGCTGGATATAGTGAAGTTGTGGATGTTCCTGAGAATGCAGAGGTCATTTTCATTAATACCTGTGCTATCAGGGACAATGCAGAACAGAAGGTGTGGCAACGGCTTAATTACTTCTGGTTTCTTAAGAGGCACTGGAAGAGCAATGTTAAGATAGGGAGGTCGCAATCCACACGCCCTCCGAAAGTTGTGGTTTTGGGATGTATGGCCGAGAGGTTAAAGGACAAGATACTAGATGCAGACAAAATGGTCGATGTGGTCTGTGGGCCTGATGCGTACAGGGACTTGCCACGGTTACTGCAAGATGTGGACTATGGTCAGAAAGGGATCAATACTCTTCTTTCACTGGAAGAGACTTACGCTGATATTAGTCCAGTTCGAATCTCCAAAAATTCAATCAGTGCTTTCGTTTCTGTTATGAGGGGTTGCAACAATATGTGCTCTTTTTGCATTGTTCCTTTCACAAGAGGCAGAGAGCGTTCACGTCCTGTGGAGTCAATTGTCAGGGAGGTGGGAGAGCTTTGGCAAGAAGGTGTGAAAGAGGTGACACTGCTAGGCCAGAATGTAAATAGCTATAATGATGCCTCTGAGTATGAAAAGGAAGCTGAAGCAGGAACTAATTGGAACTACAGTGAAGGATTTTCCAGCTTGTGTAAGGTGAAAAAAGTAGGTTCACGTTTTGCTGATCTCTTGGACCGACTTTCCACAGAATTTCCAGAGATGAGATTCAGATACACATCCCCCCACCCTAAAGATTTCCCTGATGAGTTACTCTATATAATGCGAGACAGACATAATATTTGCAACTCTATCCATTTGCCTGCTCAAAGTGGTAGTAGCAGAGTTATAGAAAGAATGCGTCGGGGCTATACCCGGGAGGCATACTTAGATCTCGTGCAAAAGATAAGGAGGATTATTCCAGATGTCGGCATCAGTAGTGATTTCATATGTG GATTTTGTGGGGAGACTGAGGAGGACCATGAAGAGACAATAAGCCTTGTAAAGGCTGTGGGTTATGATATGGCTTACATGTTTGCATATAGCATGAGAGATAAAACCCATGCAAATAGAAACTATGATGATGATGTTCTGGAGAAAGTGAAGCAGAGGAGGCTGACTGAACTTATTGAAGCTTTCCGTGAGAGCACAGGCCAGTGTTATGACTCACAAGTGGGAACTACCCAACTTGTATTAGTAGAAGGACCTAATAAGAGAGCTCCGGATACAGAACTCATTGGCAAGAGTGACAGAGGTCATAGAGTTTCTTTCATCAATGTGCCATTACCAGATCGAGATGCTGATTCAAATGAGGAACGGAATCCCAAAGTGGGTGATTATGTTGAAGTCCGTATTCAGAAGTCTACAAGAGCGTCACTCTATGGAGAGGCAATTGCTATAAGCAAATTGAGTTCTTTTTATAACATCGTGAATGAAGAAGCTCTTgcttgtgcaagtagttga
- the LOC112188662 gene encoding 3-epi-6-deoxocathasterone 23-monooxygenase CYP90C1: protein MVTGCWVLVGIVVGSICYYWFVSSSNKSKEKEEEEEKEKENQDQYVKGRPQVPKGRLGWPLIGETLDFIACGYTSRPVSFMESRTSQYGKVFKTHILGTPIIVSTDAEVNKVVLQNHGNTFVPAYPKSIKELLGKNSILQINGSLHKRVHGLIGGFLKSPQFKARITRDIENSVKLNLAGWTDHMHHPIYIQDETQKITFEVLVRVLMSIGPGEDLNFLKREFEEFIKGLICLPIKLPGTRLYKSLKARERLLKMVGKIVEEKRKAKTQERGGPVCDAMDALLRDSCDSNDAQRLPLDYVAGNIIEMMIPGEETVPMAMTLAVKYLSDSPVALDKLREENMELKKQKVDSSENYLWTDYMSLPFTQNVISETLRMANIINAIWRKAPGDVEIKGYLIPKGWCVLASFSSVHMDEENYEHPYQFNPWRWEKGEAALNYSTSFTPFGGGQRLCPGLELSRLELSIFLHHLVTSYKWVAEKDEIIHFPTVKMKRKLPISITSTIT from the exons ATGGTTACGGGGTGTTGGGTTTTAGTGGGAATTGTTGTGGGATCAATATGTTATTACTGGTTTGTTAGTAGTTCTAATAAGAgtaaggagaaggaggaggaggaggagaaggagaaggagaaccAAGATCAATATGTTAAAGGTCGTCCTCAAGTTCCGAAAGGGAGGTTAGGTTGGCCTTTGATAGGAGAAACCCTCGACTTCATTGCTTGTGGCTACACCTCTCGACCTGTCAGCTTCATGGAAAGTCGCACATCTCA GTATGGGAAGGTTTTCAAGACACACATTCTGGGAACCCCTATCATAGTGTCCACAGATGCTGAAGTGAACAAGGTGGTATTGCAAAACCATGGCAACACCTTCGTTCCTGCttatccaaaatcaatcaaagaacttctGGGAAAAAACTCTATTCTCCAAATCAACGGAAGCCTCCACAAGCGAGTTCATGGACTCATTGGCGGCTTCCTTAAGTCCCCACAATTCAAAGCAAGAATCACCAGAGACATTGAAAACTCTGTCAAGCTCAACTTGGCTGGCTGGACAGATCACATGCATCACCCCATTTACATCCAAGACGAAACCCAAAAG ATCACCTTTGAAGTTCTGGTTAGAGTGTTAATGAGCATTGGTCCTGGTGAAGATCTGAACTTTCTCAAGAGAGAATTTGAAGAGTTCATCAAAGGCTTGATCTGCTTACCTATCAAGCTCCCTGGAACTAGGCTCTACAAATCTCTCAAG GCTAGGGAGCGACTGTTGAAGATGGTAGGGAAAATAGTAGAGGAGAAGAGAAAGGCCAAAACACAAGAGAGAGGAGGACCAGTCTGTGACGCAATGGACGCGCTGTTAAGGGACAGCTGCGACTCGAACGACGCGCAACGCCTGCCGTTGGATTACGTCGCCGGGAACATCATAGAGATGATGATTCCGGGAGAGGAGACGGTGCCGATGGCCATGACCCTCGCCGTCAAGTACCTCAGTGACAGCCCCGTCGCTCTAGACAAGTTAAGG GAGGAGAACATGGAATTGAAGAAGCAGAAGGTTGATTCCTCGGAAAATTATTTGTGGACCGATTACATGTCCTTGCCATTTACTCAAAAT GTGATAAGTGAGACTCTTAGAATGGCAAATATTATCAATGCTATTTGGAGAAAAGCTCCCGGAGATGTTGAAATTAAAG GGTATTTGATTCCAAAAGGATGGTGTGTTTTGGCGTCTTTTAGTTCTGTCCACATGGATGAAGAGAACTACGAACACCCATATCAGTTTAATCCATGGAGATGGGAG AAGGGAGAAGCTGCCTTAAACTATAGTACTAGTTTTACACCATTTGGTGGAGGACAGAGACTGTGCCCTGGTTTGGAACTATCTCGTCTCGAATTATCAATCTTCCTTCATCATCTTGTCACCAGTTATAA ATGGGTAGCTGAGAAAGATGAGATTATCCACTTTCCGACTGTCAAGATGAAGAGGAAGCTCCCTATTTCAATCACATCCACGATCACATGA
- the LOC112188663 gene encoding ribosomal RNA small subunit methyltransferase, mitochondrial: MLRFSSSISRLILKQYPVRLIHARSRNRCYPDGEDDGDKARKREANKDGYFQLYKSKGQHLLTNQRILDSIVRKSDIKPTDTVLEIGPGTGNLTLKLLEAANSVVAFEIDKRMVEVLHKRVAERGVDDRLTVVCEDALKAEFPEFDLVVANIPYGISSPLVAKLVYGERRFRSATLLLQKEFARRLLAKPGDSEFNRLAVNVSLVADVEFAMDVSKREFVPCPKVDSSVVIIRPKAEVPDVNLDEWCAFTKACFGKKNKTLGATFKQKKKVVELLALSKLTELNAETEYYIGSNPVGDEEEECSSACSEMGGASSFKEKLMGVLKSADFENKRPSKLSNDELLHLLALFHQAGIYFCDRSKNTSVVIESFE, translated from the exons ATGCTTCGATTCTCAAGCTCAATTTCTAGACTCATCCTAAAGCAATATCCAGTTCGTTTGATTCACGCTAGGTCCAGAAATCGATGCTATCCCGATGGAGAAGACGATGGCGATAAGGCTCGGAAAAGAGAGGCGAACAAAGATGGGTATTTTCAATTGTACAAGAGCAAAGGCCAGCACCTCTTGACTAATCAACGCATTCTCGACAGCATTGTTCGGAAATCGGATATTAAACCCACTGATACTGTCCTAGAGATCGGACCCGGCACCGGAAATCTCACCCTGAAGCTTCTGGAAGCTGCAAACAGCGTTGTGGCTTTTGAGATTGACAAGCGGATGGTGGAGGTTCTTCACAAACGCGTTGCAGAGCGCGGGGTTGATGATCGGCTGACG GTTGTGTGTGAAGATGCGTTGAAGGCGGAGTTTCCGGAATTTGATCTTGTTGTGGCGAACATTCCGTACGGGATATCTTCGCCTCTTGTGGCGAAATTGGTGTATGGGGAAAGGCGGTTTCGGAGTGCCACGCTGCTACTGCAGAAAGAGTTTGCGAGGAGATTGTTGGCTAAGCCTGGCGACTCGGAGTTCAACCGCTTGGCTGTGAATGTGAGCCTGGTGGCGGATGTGGAGTTTGCCATGGATGTGAGTAAGAGGGAGTTTGTTCCTTGTCCCAAAGTGGATTCGTCTGTGGTTATTATTCGTCCGAAAGCTGAAGTTCCAGATGTTAATCTGGACGAATGGTGTGCTTTTACGAAAGCTTGTTTTGGCAAGAAGAATAAGACACTTGGAGCGACGTTCaagcaaaagaagaaggtgGTGGAGCTATTAGCGTTGTCCAAATTGACAGAATTAAATGCCGAAACTGAATACTATATTGGTAGCAACCCCGTAGGCGATGAAGAAGAGGAGTGTTCATCTGCTTGCTCGGAAATGGGAGGAGCTAGTTCTTTCAAGGAGAAGTTGATGGGGGTTCTAAAATCAGCTGATTTCGAAAACAAGAGGCCTTCGAAGCTGTCGAATGACGAGTTACTTCATCTACTTGCACTATTTCATCAAGCGGGAATATATTTTTGTGATCGGTCCAAGAATACAAGTGTGGTGATTGAATCATTTGAGTGA